A window of the Thalassospira sp. TSL5-1 genome harbors these coding sequences:
- a CDS encoding portal protein encodes MAERAGQDEIEPATLRKRFRAAMQRRAHWQRHWQECYEFALPQRQDNGTGTGGGSGGNGGAGGQGGTAHIGKKQFDRVFDATAPDAVEQLAASLLGEVTPPSGGWFEMVPGDAVADTAHADLAEKLSRVVRIVQGHFERSNFAVEIHQAYLDLVTVGTACLRLEEAGHDAPSRFRFAAVPVRELAFEERVDGRLDAVFRQLWLGIDDILEKWPDAKIPARLREHDQKVLEKYAVIEAVLPGRNGQGGYDYVVFFASDPAGMGGGGTADEVIASGRFAVSPYIAFRWLKAPGEIYGRSPVMKALPDIKTANKVVELVLKNASIAVTGIWQADDDGILNPATVRLVPGSIIPKAVGSAGLTPLDAPGRFDVSDVVLADLRERIRRCLLTDRLGQVDAPRMTATEVLERASENARLLAATYSRLQAELIFPLMRRALHVLARSGELPDIALDGNEVCLHHSAPMARIGQKAEAGQVLDWLERLTKLGPEATHSVDIDRTVRWLADRFGVPPDLLQPRLGPLELAGMVADLAEAGAGQDATGKGAGGPEPMALSSERQVGLG; translated from the coding sequence ATAACGGCACCGGGACAGGTGGGGGGAGTGGGGGCAATGGCGGTGCTGGCGGGCAGGGCGGCACGGCCCATATTGGCAAGAAGCAGTTTGACCGGGTGTTTGATGCCACCGCGCCCGATGCGGTTGAGCAACTGGCGGCCAGTTTGTTAGGCGAGGTAACGCCGCCATCGGGCGGATGGTTTGAAATGGTGCCGGGTGATGCGGTGGCAGATACAGCACATGCGGATTTGGCCGAGAAACTTTCGCGGGTTGTGCGCATTGTGCAGGGGCATTTTGAACGGTCCAACTTTGCGGTGGAAATTCATCAGGCTTACCTGGACCTCGTGACAGTCGGCACGGCCTGTTTGCGCCTGGAGGAAGCGGGACATGATGCGCCGTCGAGGTTTCGCTTTGCTGCTGTGCCGGTGCGTGAACTGGCCTTTGAAGAACGGGTGGATGGCCGGCTGGATGCCGTGTTCCGCCAGCTTTGGCTGGGGATTGATGACATTTTGGAAAAATGGCCCGACGCCAAAATTCCGGCCCGGCTGCGCGAGCATGACCAAAAGGTTTTGGAAAAATATGCGGTGATCGAGGCGGTGTTGCCGGGCCGAAACGGGCAGGGTGGTTATGATTACGTGGTGTTTTTTGCCAGTGACCCGGCAGGCATGGGGGGTGGCGGCACGGCTGACGAAGTGATTGCCAGTGGGCGCTTTGCGGTATCGCCCTATATTGCGTTTCGCTGGTTAAAGGCACCAGGCGAAATTTATGGCCGGTCCCCGGTGATGAAGGCCCTGCCCGATATTAAAACCGCCAACAAGGTGGTGGAACTGGTGTTGAAAAATGCCTCGATCGCGGTGACGGGCATTTGGCAGGCCGATGATGATGGCATTTTAAACCCGGCCACCGTGCGGCTGGTACCGGGTAGCATTATTCCCAAGGCGGTGGGGTCGGCGGGGTTAACGCCGTTGGATGCGCCCGGAAGGTTTGATGTGTCCGACGTGGTGCTGGCTGATTTGCGCGAACGTATTCGCCGCTGTTTGCTAACCGACCGTTTGGGCCAGGTCGATGCCCCGCGCATGACCGCAACCGAGGTTTTGGAACGCGCATCGGAAAATGCGCGCCTGCTGGCGGCGACTTATAGCCGGTTGCAGGCGGAGCTGATTTTTCCCCTGATGCGGCGCGCCCTGCATGTGCTGGCGCGCAGTGGGGAGCTTCCCGATATTGCCCTGGATGGCAATGAGGTGTGTTTGCACCACAGCGCCCCCATGGCGCGGATTGGCCAAAAGGCCGAGGCGGGGCAGGTGCTGGACTGGCTGGAACGGCTAACCAAACTGGGGCCGGAGGCGACCCATAGCGTTGATATTGATCGCACGGTGCGCTGGCTGGCGGACCGGTTTGGCGTGCCGCCTGATTTGTTGCAACCGCGATTGGGGCCACTGGAACTGGCCGGTATGGTGGCGGATTTGGCCGAGGCTGGTGCCGGGCAGGACGCAACTGGAAAAGGCGCAGGAGGGCCGGAGCCAATGGCCCTGTCGTCTGAAAGGCAGGTGGGTCTTGGTTAA
- a CDS encoding phage capsid protein, whose translation MSISIDKSFIEHFQADVHQAYQRMGSKLRNTVRVKNGVKGATTTFQRVGKGVATTKARHGYVPVMNVNHDPVRCDLQDYYAGDWVDALDELKINHDEKMVLANAGAYALGRKTDELIIKAMETAATKISHDDRGLVLEKILRAFEQLGTDDVPDDGQRYAIVGWKQWSELLTIREFASSDYVGNEDLPWKGTQAKRWLGTLWMPHSGLPEVDGGRACFWYHRTAIGHGVGADVQTDITWHGDRAAHFISNSMSQGATLIDGAGVVCLLAKE comes from the coding sequence ATGAGTATTTCGATTGATAAAAGCTTCATCGAGCATTTTCAGGCCGATGTGCACCAGGCCTATCAGCGCATGGGATCGAAACTGCGCAATACGGTGCGGGTGAAAAATGGGGTGAAAGGGGCGACAACCACGTTTCAAAGGGTGGGCAAAGGGGTTGCCACCACCAAGGCCCGGCATGGTTATGTGCCGGTGATGAATGTGAACCATGACCCGGTGCGCTGTGATTTGCAGGATTATTACGCTGGCGACTGGGTGGATGCGCTAGACGAGCTTAAGATCAACCATGATGAAAAAATGGTGCTGGCCAATGCCGGGGCCTATGCGCTGGGCCGCAAGACCGACGAGCTGATCATCAAAGCAATGGAAACCGCAGCAACCAAAATCAGCCATGACGACAGGGGACTGGTTTTGGAAAAGATTTTACGGGCGTTTGAGCAGTTGGGGACAGATGATGTACCTGATGACGGCCAGCGTTATGCCATTGTTGGCTGGAAACAATGGTCGGAGCTTTTGACGATAAGGGAATTTGCCTCGTCGGATTATGTGGGCAATGAGGATTTGCCCTGGAAGGGCACACAGGCCAAACGCTGGCTGGGCACCCTTTGGATGCCGCATTCGGGCCTGCCGGAGGTGGACGGGGGACGGGCCTGTTTCTGGTATCACCGCACGGCGATTGGTCATGGCGTGGGGGCGGATGTGCAGACCGACATTACCTGGCATGGCGACCGGGCGGCGCATTTTATCAGCAATTCCATGAGCCAGGGCGCCACCCTGATTGACGGGGCCGGGGTGGTGTGCCTGCTGGCAAAGGAATAG
- the terL gene encoding phage terminase large subunit, with amino-acid sequence MSVERASLAEFVWIWNRALGLETPAHHQKMAQWLQHHHDHGPKDLLLMAFRNSGKSTMVGLFCAWLLYGNPDLRILVLAADLDLAKKMVRNVKRIVERHPLLKPAIPARLSDWGAERFTINRPGELRDPSMQAAGIGGNITGSRADVVICDDVEVPKTCDTAHKRAELREKLGEISYVLSPGGMQVFIGTPHSYYSIYADETRPETGEDAPFLAGFARFCLPIIDASGQSAWPERFSLAKIAQIRARTAAGKFASQMMLEMVPPDQGALDPARLHPYDEDAEFESANGEFRLRIGARRMVAASCHFDPSFGGKGQDGAVIAAVYICDQGEYWLHDVAYLKTSPALLDQEDEASQLCRQVAAFVKRHHLPVVRVETNGIGRFLPNILRRCLKQGGCVASVVEFHETRNKEARIGDAFGAVLAAGLLHGYRAIWHGPFIREMREWRPGGGNRDDGLDAVAGCILAEPVRLPRVTRAAFGRDWRPAGDVICVEQEFSP; translated from the coding sequence GTGAGTGTTGAGCGGGCCAGCCTTGCCGAATTTGTCTGGATATGGAACCGGGCGCTGGGCCTGGAAACACCTGCCCATCATCAGAAAATGGCGCAATGGTTGCAGCACCATCATGATCATGGCCCCAAAGACCTGTTGCTGATGGCATTTCGCAATAGTGGCAAATCGACAATGGTGGGGCTGTTTTGCGCCTGGCTGCTTTATGGCAACCCGGATTTGCGCATTTTGGTGCTGGCGGCGGATTTGGATTTGGCAAAAAAGATGGTGCGCAATGTGAAACGCATTGTGGAGCGCCATCCGCTGCTAAAACCCGCCATTCCGGCGCGGTTGAGTGACTGGGGGGCGGAACGTTTTACCATTAACCGGCCCGGTGAATTGCGCGACCCGTCAATGCAGGCGGCGGGCATTGGCGGCAATATTACCGGGTCGCGCGCCGATGTGGTGATTTGTGATGATGTGGAGGTGCCCAAGACCTGTGACACCGCGCATAAACGGGCCGAACTGCGCGAAAAACTGGGCGAGATTTCCTATGTCCTTAGCCCCGGTGGGATGCAGGTTTTTATTGGCACGCCGCATAGTTATTATTCGATCTATGCCGATGAAACCCGGCCGGAAACCGGCGAGGATGCGCCATTTTTGGCGGGGTTTGCGCGGTTTTGTCTGCCGATTATCGATGCCAGCGGGCAATCGGCGTGGCCGGAACGGTTTTCGCTGGCAAAAATTGCGCAAATTCGCGCCCGGACGGCGGCGGGCAAATTTGCCAGCCAGATGATGCTGGAAATGGTGCCGCCTGACCAGGGTGCGTTGGACCCGGCACGTTTGCACCCTTATGACGAGGATGCCGAATTTGAAAGTGCCAATGGCGAATTTCGCTTGCGCATTGGGGCGCGGCGCATGGTGGCGGCAAGCTGCCATTTTGATCCGTCTTTTGGTGGCAAGGGGCAGGATGGCGCGGTAATTGCGGCGGTTTATATCTGCGATCAGGGGGAATACTGGCTGCATGATGTGGCCTATCTTAAAACCAGCCCCGCCCTTTTGGACCAGGAAGATGAAGCCAGCCAGTTATGCAGGCAGGTGGCGGCATTTGTGAAACGGCATCATTTGCCGGTGGTACGAGTGGAAACCAACGGCATTGGCCGGTTTTTGCCCAATATTTTGCGCCGTTGCCTGAAACAGGGGGGCTGCGTGGCATCGGTGGTGGAATTTCATGAAACGCGCAACAAGGAAGCCCGGATTGGCGATGCTTTTGGCGCGGTGCTGGCTGCCGGGCTGTTGCATGGGTATCGCGCCATCTGGCACGGGCCTTTTATTCGGGAAATGCGCGAATGGCGACCGGGCGGCGGCAACCGCGACGATGGGCTGGATGCGGTGGCGGGATGTATTTTGGCTGAACCGGTGCGTCTGCCGCGGGTGACCCGTGCGGCTTTTGGCCGGGATTGGCGACCGGCGGGCGATGTCATTTGTGTCGAACAGGAATTTTCGCCGTAA
- a CDS encoding cell wall hydrolase translates to MSPYVKQKDETVAALADLQPVDILARTLYGEARGEELAGIEAVAAVIVNRVAFAKARGGYWWGNDIVSVCLKKGQFSCWNAGDPNREKLLRVNDRDPAFRLCRRVARRALEGRLPDLVQGATHYHTAQSDPWWARGHVPLCDIGNHVFYAGIG, encoded by the coding sequence ATGAGCCCTTATGTGAAGCAGAAAGACGAGACGGTTGCCGCGCTGGCCGATTTACAGCCGGTCGATATTTTAGCCCGTACCCTTTATGGCGAAGCCCGTGGCGAGGAACTGGCCGGGATCGAGGCAGTGGCGGCGGTGATTGTGAACCGGGTGGCCTTTGCCAAGGCACGCGGGGGGTATTGGTGGGGTAACGATATTGTCAGTGTGTGTTTGAAAAAGGGGCAATTTTCCTGCTGGAACGCGGGCGACCCGAACCGGGAAAAGTTGCTGCGGGTCAATGACCGCGACCCGGCCTTTCGCCTGTGTCGCCGGGTGGCGCGGCGGGCGTTAGAGGGCCGTTTGCCCGACCTGGTGCAAGGTGCAACCCACTATCACACTGCGCAATCTGACCCATGGTGGGCGCGCGGGCATGTGCCGCTTTGTGACATTGGCAATCATGTTTTTTATGCGGGGATTGGTTAG
- a CDS encoding 3TM-type holin, whose amino-acid sequence MIPAILAQIGLPLLIKAVGAGLEAIDNPVAKSTAKGLRDMQDLVGQGDVKAAQIAEANRHAEALMRAELKHDSAVIKAVNKTIQAEISSADAYVRRWRPSFGYAVALTWILMMGAIAAAIVLTPTEAPAIIAALVNTSPIWGVALAVLGISVVKRSSDKRMES is encoded by the coding sequence ATGATACCGGCAATTCTGGCACAAATTGGTTTGCCCTTGTTGATTAAGGCGGTGGGGGCGGGGCTGGAGGCGATTGACAATCCGGTTGCCAAAAGTACTGCCAAGGGCCTGCGGGATATGCAGGATCTGGTCGGGCAGGGGGATGTGAAGGCTGCCCAAATTGCGGAAGCCAACCGCCATGCCGAAGCCCTGATGCGCGCTGAATTAAAGCACGATAGCGCGGTGATCAAGGCGGTGAACAAGACCATTCAGGCGGAAATATCCTCTGCCGATGCCTATGTGCGGCGCTGGCGGCCCAGTTTTGGCTATGCCGTGGCCCTGACCTGGATTTTGATGATGGGGGCCATTGCGGCGGCCATCGTGCTGACGCCAACCGAGGCCCCGGCGATTATTGCCGCCCTGGTTAATACCAGCCCGATCTGGGGTGTGGCGCTGGCCGTGCTGGGCATTTCGGTGGTCAAACGCAGTAGCGACAAGCGGATGGAGAGTTAG
- a CDS encoding exopolysaccharide biosynthesis protein has protein sequence MSDRGNENSRPKDTGKNRNPVTGIIDRLIDIGRSRGKVSVGEMTHALNYRSYGPFFLIPGLVGMSPLGAFPGMPTVLAIIVALFAGQIVLGRRHIWLPDILERQKVEGDRLERAMKKMDPVAHWLDRHFHERLQMLFTQRTVRIAAGICLLLVLPTPLLEVFPFAAALPMLVVTGFGLAMILRDGAVMIASGILVIVGLIASLFVVG, from the coding sequence ATGTCTGATCGCGGAAATGAGAATTCGCGCCCAAAAGACACCGGCAAAAATCGTAATCCCGTCACCGGTATTATTGATCGGCTGATTGATATTGGCCGGAGCCGGGGAAAGGTATCGGTCGGTGAAATGACCCATGCGCTGAACTATCGCAGTTATGGGCCGTTTTTTCTGATACCGGGTTTGGTTGGTATGTCGCCCCTGGGTGCGTTCCCCGGAATGCCGACGGTGTTGGCCATTATTGTTGCCCTGTTTGCCGGGCAAATTGTGCTGGGGCGTCGGCATATCTGGCTGCCTGATATATTGGAACGGCAAAAAGTGGAGGGCGACCGGCTGGAACGGGCGATGAAAAAAATGGATCCGGTTGCCCACTGGCTGGATCGCCATTTTCACGAACGTTTGCAAATGCTGTTTACGCAGCGCACGGTGCGCATTGCCGCCGGGATTTGTTTGTTATTGGTGTTGCCCACACCGTTACTGGAAGTTTTCCCATTTGCCGCCGCCCTGCCGATGCTTGTTGTGACAGGCTTTGGCCTGGCAATGATTTTGCGTGACGGGGCAGTGATGATTGCCTCGGGTATTCTGGTGATTGTCGGCCTGATTGCCAGCCTGTTTGTTGTTGGTTGA
- a CDS encoding glutathione binding-like protein: MIELYYWPTPNGHKITMFLEEAGLDYEIHPVNISAGDQFKPEFLAFSPNNRMPAIIDRVPADGGDPISVFESGAILQYLAEKTGKFLPTDVRGRKTVMEWLFWQMGGLGPMLGQNHHFGTYAPEKIPYAINRYVNETNRLYGVLNKRLEGRDFIADTGYSIADMACYPWIVPHERQQQNLDDFPNLKRWFNAIGERKGTIDAYAKGKADHFTPTVTEESKKILFGQNSKTGQN, translated from the coding sequence ATGATTGAACTTTATTACTGGCCCACACCCAACGGCCACAAGATCACGATGTTTCTCGAAGAGGCAGGACTGGATTATGAAATTCACCCGGTGAATATCAGTGCCGGAGACCAGTTCAAGCCCGAATTCCTCGCCTTTTCGCCCAATAACCGCATGCCCGCGATTATCGACCGTGTCCCGGCCGATGGCGGTGATCCGATTTCGGTTTTTGAATCCGGTGCAATTTTGCAATATCTGGCCGAAAAAACCGGCAAATTCCTGCCAACCGATGTGCGTGGCCGCAAAACCGTGATGGAATGGCTGTTTTGGCAGATGGGCGGCCTTGGGCCGATGCTGGGCCAAAACCACCATTTTGGCACCTATGCGCCGGAAAAAATCCCTTATGCCATCAATCGTTATGTCAATGAAACCAACCGCCTTTACGGGGTGCTCAACAAGCGCCTTGAAGGCCGCGATTTCATTGCCGATACCGGCTATTCCATTGCCGATATGGCCTGCTACCCCTGGATCGTACCCCATGAACGCCAGCAGCAGAACCTGGATGATTTTCCCAACCTGAAACGCTGGTTTAATGCCATTGGCGAACGCAAAGGCACGATTGATGCCTATGCCAAAGGCAAGGCGGACCATTTCACGCCGACAGTGACCGAAGAAAGCAAAAAAATCCTGTTTGGCCAGAATTCCAAAACCGGCCAAAACTGA
- a CDS encoding glutathione S-transferase family protein, producing MIRFYFHPTPNPAKVALFLEEAGLEYEAVPVDTKKGEQHSEAFLKINPNGKVPAIVDTDGPGGTEVRVFDSSAILLYLAEKTGKFLGKDEDRGELLSWLFFIASGVGPFSGQAVHFQHAAPQPNDYAINRYRREIERHYGVLNTHLAGRDHLVGNDYTIADMSLWGWVDRAPYIMKGESIPLESFPHLARWFDFINSRQAVERVRNLMASHNFKTEMDEAAKRALFPSNFAS from the coding sequence ATGATCCGTTTCTATTTCCACCCCACACCAAACCCGGCCAAAGTCGCGCTTTTCCTTGAAGAAGCAGGCCTTGAATATGAGGCTGTGCCGGTTGACACCAAGAAGGGGGAGCAGCACAGCGAGGCCTTTTTAAAGATCAATCCCAATGGCAAGGTTCCCGCCATTGTGGATACGGATGGGCCGGGCGGCACGGAGGTGCGCGTGTTCGACAGTTCGGCGATATTGCTGTATCTGGCGGAAAAAACCGGCAAATTCCTGGGTAAAGATGAAGACCGGGGCGAATTGCTGTCCTGGCTGTTTTTCATTGCCAGTGGTGTTGGGCCGTTTTCCGGCCAGGCGGTGCATTTTCAACACGCCGCCCCGCAACCCAATGACTATGCCATCAACCGCTACCGCCGCGAGATTGAACGGCATTATGGTGTGCTAAATACGCATCTTGCCGGGCGGGATCATCTGGTGGGCAATGATTACACCATTGCCGACATGTCGCTGTGGGGCTGGGTGGACCGTGCGCCCTATATCATGAAGGGCGAAAGCATCCCGCTTGAAAGTTTCCCGCATCTGGCACGCTGGTTTGATTTCATCAATTCGCGCCAGGCGGTGGAACGTGTTCGCAATTTGATGGCTTCACACAATTTCAAAACCGAAATGGATGAGGCTGCCAAACGGGCGCTGTTTCCGTCGAACTTCGCAAGCTAA
- a CDS encoding type II toxin-antitoxin system HigB family toxin: MRIIKRSSLIGFWEKHPETEQPLRAWFDRARKADWKTTQDVLNDFSTAKVLNGERVRFKIHGNDYRLIVSFKFSAGIAWIKFIGTHAEYDKIDATSIDQF, encoded by the coding sequence TTGCGTATTATCAAGCGAAGCAGTCTGATTGGCTTTTGGGAGAAGCATCCTGAAACGGAACAACCGCTTCGAGCATGGTTTGACCGGGCAAGAAAGGCGGACTGGAAGACAACGCAAGATGTGCTGAATGATTTTTCAACCGCGAAGGTTCTTAATGGCGAGCGGGTCCGGTTTAAAATTCACGGTAATGATTATCGACTGATTGTCAGTTTCAAGTTTAGTGCGGGAATTGCCTGGATAAAATTTATTGGCACGCATGCTGAATATGACAAGATTGACGCCACCTCGATTGACCAGTTTTAG
- a CDS encoding type II toxin-antitoxin system HigA family antitoxin, with protein MPNIKPIHTDADYENALELMGELWDAQEGTEAHDQLELLGILVDKYEEQRFPIAAPDPVEAVLFYMEQNGIERAELGRVLGSRSRASEFINRKAGLSLRQIRILHANWNIPADILIQPVEQTG; from the coding sequence ATGCCAAATATCAAGCCGATCCATACCGACGCTGATTATGAGAACGCCCTGGAATTGATGGGCGAGCTGTGGGACGCCCAGGAAGGGACGGAAGCTCACGATCAACTTGAATTGCTGGGGATTCTTGTTGATAAATACGAAGAGCAGCGTTTCCCGATAGCCGCACCCGACCCGGTTGAAGCCGTGCTGTTTTATATGGAACAGAACGGCATTGAGAGGGCGGAACTGGGCCGGGTTTTGGGCAGTCGGTCGCGGGCATCGGAATTTATCAATCGCAAGGCCGGGCTCTCGCTGAGGCAAATCCGTATTTTGCATGCAAACTGGAATATTCCGGCGGATATTTTAATTCAGCCGGTTGAGCAGACAGGGTGA
- a CDS encoding DUF952 domain-containing protein — translation MNDQIIYRVLGSDEWAKAVALGEYKGAPHDIADGFIHFSTRETLAATLALHYAGRDHLKLLHVPVAPLEAHIKWEPARGGTLFPHLYATLKVQDVFRVDDVRLDQDGVHILPDDVG, via the coding sequence ATGAACGATCAAATCATTTACCGTGTACTTGGCAGCGACGAATGGGCGAAAGCCGTTGCGCTTGGCGAGTATAAAGGGGCGCCGCATGATATTGCGGATGGCTTTATCCATTTTTCCACCCGAGAGACACTGGCGGCAACACTGGCGCTGCATTATGCCGGGCGCGATCATTTGAAATTGTTGCATGTGCCTGTGGCCCCGCTGGAAGCGCATATCAAATGGGAACCGGCACGGGGCGGCACCCTGTTTCCGCATTTATATGCCACGCTGAAAGTTCAGGACGTGTTTCGTGTCGATGATGTGCGCCTGGATCAGGATGGCGTTCATATTTTGCCAGATGACGTTGGTTAG
- a CDS encoding DUF1413 domain-containing protein: protein MTEDDIRRLRQNIARHPAQTFHFPEIYGNGWDDLYIGDKVKLGHQFLDAVRAGKFPGVADTGTKKDGGRVYQKTDSL, encoded by the coding sequence ATGACGGAAGACGACATTCGCCGCCTGCGCCAAAACATCGCCCGTCACCCGGCACAGACATTTCATTTCCCTGAAATTTACGGCAACGGGTGGGATGACCTGTATATCGGCGACAAGGTTAAACTGGGGCATCAGTTTCTCGATGCCGTCAGGGCCGGAAAATTCCCCGGTGTGGCCGATACCGGCACCAAAAAAGACGGTGGCCGGGTCTATCAAAAAACCGACAGCCTATGA
- a CDS encoding NADH:flavin oxidoreductase — protein sequence MTSTDILFKPFKIKSLELANRIVMAPMTRSKAPAGIPGDANAAYYKRRAEGKVGLILSEGTVVSRPASRNEAGIPFFHGDAALAGWKKVIDGVHEAGGKMGPQIWHTGSVAGMSGWEPESPVESPSGLVAPDKPRGQAMSAEDIADTIAAFARAAADAKRLGFDVAEIHGAHGYLIDQFFWDGTNHRDDQYGGKTIAERSRFAVEVVAAVRKAVGPDFPIILRLSQWKQQDYAARLATSPAEMESWLAPLANAGVDIFHCSQRRFWESEFPEIDGEDGLNFAGWAKKITGAATISVGSVGLSGDFIGSFSGQEVSNAGIEKLLTRMERNEFDLVAVGRALLSDPNWVQKVQQGNGDKVKTFTPAALAELV from the coding sequence ATGACCTCGACCGATATTCTCTTCAAACCCTTTAAAATCAAATCACTGGAGCTTGCCAACCGCATCGTCATGGCACCCATGACCCGCTCCAAGGCGCCGGCGGGCATTCCCGGCGATGCCAATGCCGCCTATTACAAACGCCGTGCCGAAGGCAAGGTCGGGCTTATCCTGTCGGAAGGTACGGTGGTGAGCCGTCCGGCATCGCGCAATGAAGCCGGCATTCCGTTCTTTCATGGCGATGCGGCCCTGGCTGGCTGGAAAAAGGTGATTGATGGCGTGCATGAAGCAGGCGGTAAAATGGGCCCGCAGATCTGGCATACCGGGTCAGTGGCCGGGATGTCCGGCTGGGAACCTGAAAGCCCGGTTGAAAGCCCGTCCGGCCTTGTCGCCCCGGACAAACCGCGCGGCCAGGCCATGAGCGCGGAAGACATCGCCGATACCATCGCCGCCTTTGCCCGTGCCGCGGCCGATGCCAAACGCCTGGGCTTTGACGTGGCGGAAATTCACGGCGCACATGGCTATCTGATTGACCAGTTCTTCTGGGACGGCACCAATCACCGTGATGATCAATATGGCGGCAAAACCATTGCCGAGCGTTCGCGCTTTGCTGTTGAAGTTGTTGCCGCCGTGCGCAAGGCCGTTGGCCCCGACTTCCCGATCATACTTCGTCTGTCGCAGTGGAAACAGCAGGATTACGCCGCCCGCCTTGCCACCAGCCCGGCAGAAATGGAAAGCTGGCTGGCACCGCTGGCCAATGCCGGTGTCGATATTTTCCATTGTTCGCAACGCCGTTTTTGGGAATCGGAATTTCCCGAAATTGATGGCGAGGATGGCCTTAACTTTGCCGGTTGGGCCAAGAAAATTACCGGGGCGGCCACCATCAGTGTCGGCTCAGTCGGGCTTTCGGGCGATTTCATCGGCTCGTTCTCGGGCCAGGAAGTCAGCAATGCCGGCATCGAAAAACTGCTGACCCGCATGGAACGCAACGAATTTGACCTGGTTGCCGTGGGGCGTGCCCTGCTCAGTGACCCTAACTGGGTACAAAAAGTGCAGCAGGGCAATGGCGACAAGGTAAAAACCTTCACCCCTGCCGCACTGGCCGAACTGGTCTGA
- a CDS encoding quinone-dependent dihydroorotate dehydrogenase, producing the protein MGWYQSFVLPVIRWTDPEWAHGLALWALKHNLVPKPDGANDASPLLQCEVFGRKFPNPVGLAAGFDKNAEVPNRMLDQGFGFVEIGSVTPEPQPGNRKPRLFRLYSDRAVINRMGFNNEGAAIVATRLRKRARRGILGANLGKNKYAADATEDYVKGVRALGPYCDYLVVNVSSPNTPGLRALQGRDPLVALLRAVMAERDAAAPGIPVLLKVAPDLTDEDKADIASVVLDLKIDGMIVSNTTIDRPVGLNSYDQSETGGLSGPPLMAPSTKVLADFYQLTKGQVPLIGVGGIASGKDAYEKILNGASLVQLYTALIYKGPGLAAEICDDLEKRLRQDGFASVADAVGAAFPEISGKHAAIDEVQAAKQSVAQPEQKTEAAMPEAVTPDTAK; encoded by the coding sequence GTGGGGTGGTATCAATCTTTTGTTTTGCCGGTAATACGCTGGACGGACCCGGAATGGGCGCATGGTCTGGCGCTTTGGGCGTTAAAGCATAATCTGGTGCCCAAACCCGACGGGGCAAATGATGCCAGCCCGCTTTTACAATGCGAGGTGTTTGGGCGCAAATTCCCTAACCCGGTGGGACTTGCTGCCGGGTTTGATAAAAATGCCGAGGTTCCCAACCGGATGCTCGATCAGGGCTTTGGCTTTGTTGAAATCGGGTCCGTGACCCCCGAACCCCAGCCCGGCAACCGCAAACCCCGCCTGTTTCGCCTGTATTCCGACCGGGCGGTGATTAACCGCATGGGCTTTAACAATGAGGGGGCGGCGATTGTTGCCACCCGCCTGCGCAAACGCGCCCGGCGCGGCATTTTGGGGGCCAATCTGGGCAAAAACAAATATGCCGCCGATGCCACCGAAGATTACGTCAAAGGTGTTCGGGCCCTTGGCCCGTATTGCGATTATCTGGTGGTCAATGTGTCCTCGCCCAATACGCCGGGTCTGCGGGCCTTGCAGGGGCGTGATCCGCTGGTGGCTCTGTTGCGTGCGGTGATGGCTGAACGCGACGCGGCAGCACCGGGTATCCCGGTTTTATTAAAGGTCGCCCCGGACCTGACGGACGAGGACAAGGCCGATATTGCCAGTGTTGTCCTGGATTTGAAAATTGATGGCATGATTGTCTCTAATACCACCATTGATCGCCCGGTGGGCTTGAACAGCTATGACCAGTCCGAAACCGGTGGGCTTTCCGGCCCGCCCCTGATGGCCCCATCGACCAAGGTTCTGGCGGATTTTTACCAGCTAACCAAGGGGCAGGTGCCGTTAATTGGTGTGGGCGGAATTGCATCGGGCAAGGATGCCTATGAAAAGATTTTGAACGGTGCATCTTTGGTGCAGCTTTATACGGCACTGATTTACAAAGGACCGGGCCTGGCAGCGGAAATATGCGACGATCTGGAAAAACGCCTGCGCCAGGATGGTTTTGCCTCGGTCGCCGATGCGGTGGGGGCGGCTTTCCCGGAAATCAGTGGCAAGCATGCCGCGATTGATGAAGTGCAGGCTGCCAAACAATCTGTGGCGCAACCTGAGCAAAAAACGGAAGCTGCAATGCCTGAGGCTGTAACGCCCGACACTGCAAAATAA